The following coding sequences lie in one Lysobacter capsici genomic window:
- a CDS encoding DUF3325 domain-containing protein, with protein sequence MLWLGLCLGIAAWCLLSLGLEKHHRQVFASAFDASRARLLRAAGWLLLAVDFGLFVYGWGWAQGPIFWTAALIISALAWSVLMTMLPRASTKIAAVALLSAVVLIPFWAG encoded by the coding sequence ATGCTTTGGTTGGGTCTGTGCCTGGGAATCGCCGCGTGGTGCCTGTTGAGCCTGGGGCTGGAAAAGCACCATCGGCAGGTGTTCGCCAGCGCCTTCGACGCCTCGCGCGCGCGCCTGTTGCGCGCGGCCGGATGGCTGCTGTTGGCGGTGGATTTCGGCTTGTTCGTCTACGGCTGGGGCTGGGCGCAGGGGCCGATCTTCTGGACCGCCGCGTTGATCATTTCGGCGTTGGCCTGGAGTGTGCTGATGACGATGCTGCCGCGCGCGAGCACGAAGATCGCCGCGGTCGCGCTGCTCAGCGCCGTGGTGCTGATTCCGTTCTGGGCCGGTTGA
- the dxs gene encoding 1-deoxy-D-xylulose-5-phosphate synthase: MIDSQRYPRLSRIQVPADLRRFPEEELPAIAEELRAYLIEQVALVGGHFGAGLGVIELTVALHWLYETPVDRLVWDVGHQCYPHKILTGRRDEIHTVKQQGGVAPFPKRDESQYDTFGVGHSSTSISAALGMAIAAQRKNDERKIVAVIGDGAMTAGMAFEALAHAGGMTDPEPNLLVILNDNQMSISENVGGVTKMLGRLTGSRTLNAIREGGKKLLGDKRKPAAKFVRRWEEHWKGMFVPSTFFEEVGFHYTGPIDGHDLPALLGAMKTLKGLKGPQLLHIITTKGKGYELAEGDQIGYHAVGPFDPEKGLISKPGAKKPTYTDIFSEWLCDMAAADERLMGITPAMREGSGLVRFSKDYPQRYFDVAIAEQHAVTLAAGMACEGAKPVVAIYSTFLQRGYDQLVHDVAIQNLDVLFAIDRGGVVGPDGATHAGNLDLSYLRCVPNMVVMAPADEDECRKMLSTGHRYEGPAAVRYPRGTGPGTTIQPGLDTLPIGKAELRRQGSRIALLAFGAIVPAAEQVAAELGLTVVNMRFVKPLDRSLILELAKSHEGFVTLEDNVVAGGAGSGVAELLAAEGIVLPVLHLGLPDEFQHHASREQLLAEAGLDAASIRASVLKRWPQVLAVPPQTAIR; this comes from the coding sequence ATGATCGATTCGCAGCGCTACCCGCGTCTTTCCCGCATCCAGGTCCCCGCCGATCTGCGCCGCTTTCCTGAAGAGGAACTGCCGGCCATCGCCGAGGAGCTGCGCGCCTATTTGATCGAACAGGTCGCGCTGGTCGGCGGCCACTTCGGCGCCGGCCTGGGCGTGATCGAACTCACCGTCGCCCTGCACTGGCTGTACGAGACTCCGGTCGATCGCCTGGTCTGGGACGTGGGCCATCAGTGCTACCCGCACAAGATCCTGACCGGCCGCCGCGACGAGATTCACACCGTCAAGCAGCAAGGCGGCGTCGCGCCGTTCCCCAAGCGCGACGAGTCGCAATACGACACCTTCGGCGTCGGCCACAGCTCGACCTCGATCTCGGCCGCGCTCGGCATGGCGATCGCCGCGCAGCGCAAGAACGACGAGCGCAAGATCGTCGCGGTGATCGGCGACGGCGCGATGACCGCCGGCATGGCGTTCGAAGCGCTCGCCCACGCCGGCGGCATGACCGATCCGGAACCGAACCTGCTGGTGATCCTCAACGACAACCAGATGTCGATTTCCGAGAACGTCGGCGGCGTCACCAAGATGCTCGGCCGGCTCACCGGCAGCCGCACGCTCAACGCCATCCGCGAAGGCGGCAAGAAGCTGCTCGGCGACAAGCGCAAGCCGGCGGCCAAGTTCGTGCGCCGCTGGGAAGAACACTGGAAGGGCATGTTCGTGCCGTCCACGTTCTTCGAGGAAGTCGGTTTCCATTACACCGGTCCGATCGACGGCCACGACCTGCCCGCCCTGCTCGGCGCGATGAAGACGCTCAAGGGCCTCAAGGGTCCGCAGCTGCTGCACATCATCACCACCAAGGGCAAAGGCTACGAACTCGCCGAAGGCGACCAGATCGGCTATCACGCGGTCGGCCCGTTCGATCCCGAGAAGGGCCTGATCAGCAAGCCCGGCGCGAAGAAGCCGACCTACACCGACATCTTCAGCGAATGGCTGTGCGACATGGCCGCCGCCGACGAACGCCTGATGGGCATCACCCCGGCGATGCGCGAAGGCTCGGGTCTGGTGCGTTTCAGCAAGGACTACCCGCAGCGCTATTTCGACGTCGCCATCGCCGAGCAGCACGCGGTGACGCTCGCGGCCGGCATGGCCTGCGAAGGTGCGAAGCCTGTCGTTGCGATCTACTCGACTTTCCTGCAGCGCGGCTACGATCAGTTGGTGCACGACGTCGCGATCCAGAACCTCGATGTGCTGTTCGCGATCGATCGCGGCGGCGTGGTCGGGCCGGACGGCGCCACGCATGCCGGCAATCTGGATCTGTCCTACCTGCGCTGCGTGCCGAACATGGTGGTGATGGCGCCGGCCGACGAAGACGAATGCCGCAAGATGCTCAGCACCGGCCATCGTTACGAAGGCCCGGCCGCGGTGCGTTATCCGCGCGGCACCGGTCCCGGCACGACGATCCAGCCCGGCCTGGACACCTTGCCGATCGGAAAGGCCGAACTGCGCCGTCAGGGCTCGCGCATCGCCCTGCTCGCCTTCGGCGCGATCGTGCCCGCGGCCGAACAGGTCGCCGCCGAGTTGGGGCTGACCGTGGTCAACATGCGCTTCGTCAAGCCGCTGGACCGTTCGCTGATTCTTGAATTGGCCAAGAGCCACGAAGGCTTCGTCACCCTGGAAGACAACGTCGTCGCCGGCGGCGCCGGCAGCGGCGTGGCCGAATTGCTGGCCGCCGAAGGCATCGTGCTGCCGGTGTTGCACCTGGGCCTGCCCGACGAATTTCAGCACCACGCCAGCCGCGAACAGCTGTTGGCCGAAGCGGGACTGGATGCGGCGTCGATTCGCGCGTCGGTGCTCAAGCGCTGGCCGCAAGTGCTGGCGGTGCCGCCGCAGACCGCGATCAGGTGA